One genomic segment of Stigmatopora argus isolate UIUO_Sarg chromosome 18, RoL_Sarg_1.0, whole genome shotgun sequence includes these proteins:
- the lmf1 gene encoding lipase maturation factor 1, whose amino-acid sequence MAASVDTNSGAKVRKRHFKGSLKEPKCTDGGLEKEAANNVEGATKGKKPHSLKTGTFWLTRIVLLRSVAFIYWVAFSIAFNQNKQLIGDRGLMPCKSYLKSVKRYVGGKIGTAALAYTPSVLWFLDWSNMDANLDGIALLGMALSAFVLVTGMANMVIMASLWVLYHSLVNVGQLWYSFGWESQLLETGFLAIFLSPLWTLSQVPRRCPPSLVCIWAFRWLIVRIMLGAGLIKIRGDKCWRDLTCMDYHYETQPVPNPMAYYMHWSPWWFHRFETLSNHFIELIVPLFTFLGRRMCIVNGTLQVLFQAVLIVSGNLSFLNWLTIVPSLACFDDASLSFLFGRGSGAKKAVAKIHNEENSGRILEPTKGMWIRKVLNCSLGILIGCLSIPVVLNLVSPRQVMNTSFDPLRIVNTYGAFGSITKERTEVIFQGTLSEDPKDPNALWEEYQFLCKPGDPYRRPCLISPYHYRLDWLMWFAAFQTYEQSEWVIHIAGRLLANDSSILSLMDHNPFQDRVPPKWVRGEHFKYKFSQPGSASASEGKWWLRKRIGPYFPAVNLEALRGFFQSRDWPHPHIPTQKH is encoded by the exons ATGGCGGCCTCCGTGGATACTAACAGTGGCGCGAAAGTAAGAAAAAGGCACTTCAAAGGTTCTTTAAAAGAGCCGAAATGTACAGACGGCGGCCTCGAAAAAGAAGCAGCGAACAATGTCGAAGGCGCCACCAAAGGAAAAAAGCCCCATTCCTTAAAAACGGGGACTTTTTGGCTCACTCGTATTGTGCTCCTGCGCTCTGTTGCCTTTATTTACT ggGTGGCCTTCAGCATCGCTTTCAACCAAAATAAACAGCTGATTGGGGACCGCGGCCTAATGCCATGTAAGAGCTACCTCAAAAGCGTAAAGCGCTACGTGGGCGGAAAGATTGGGACGGCCGCTTTGGCCTACACACCATCCGTCCTCTGGTTCCTGGACTGGAGCAACATGGATGCCAACCTAGATGGCATCGCCCTGTTGGGGATGGCCCTCTCTGCTTTTGTTCTGGTGACTGGAATGGCAAATATGGTGATCATGGCGTCCTTGTGGGTACTTTACCACTCCTTGGTCAATGTGGGGCAACTGTG GTACTCCTTTG GCTGGGAGAGTCAGCTTTTGGAAACGGGATTCCTGGCCATTTTCCTGAGTCCGCTGTGGACTCTGTCTCAAGTTCCTCGCCGTTGCCCCCCCTCCCTCGTCTGCATCTGGGCTTTCAGGTGGCTTATTGTGCGCATCATGCTTGGAGCC GGCCTGATTAAAATCAGAGGAGACAAATGCTGGCGAGACCTCACCTGCATGGATTATCACTATGAg ACCCAACCTGTTCCAAACCCCATGGCGTACTACATGCACTGGTCCCCTTGGTGGTTCCATCGTTTCGAGACTTTGTCCAACCACTTCATCGAGCTCATTGTCCCACTTTTCACCTTCCTGGGCAGGCGAATGTGCATTGTCAACGGCACGCTCCAGGTCCTCTTTCAG GCAGTTCTGATTGTGAGTGGGAACCTCAGTTTCCTCAACTGGTTGACCATTGTTCCCAGTTTGGCTTGTTTTGATGATGCGTCACTGAGCTTCTTATTTGGTCGTGGAAGCGGAGCCAAGAAAGCAGTGGCGAAGATTCACAACGAGGAAAATAGCGGACGGATCCTCGAACCCACTAAAG GAATGTGGATTCGTAAAGTGCTCAACTGCTCGTTGGGCATTCTGATTGGCTGTCTCAGCATTCCAGTGGTGTTGAACCTGGTCAGTCCCCGACAGGTGATGAACACCTCATTTGACCCACTACGCATCGTAAACACCTACGGGGCCTTTGGCAG TATTACCAAGGAGCGCACAGAGGTGATTTTCCAAGGCACTCTTAGCGAGGATCCCAAAGACCCAAACGCGCTTTGGGAGGAATATCAGTTCCTTTGCAAGCCAGGAGATCCATACCGACGGCCGTGCCTCATTTCTCCGTACCATTACCGCTTGGACTGGCTCATGTGGTTCGCGGCCTTCCAG ACATACGAGCAATCTGAGTGGGTTATTCACATTGCGGGACGTCTGTTAGCTAACGATAGCAGCATCCTGTCGCTGATGGACCACAACCCCTTCCAGGACAGGGTCCCCCCCAA GTGGGTTCGAGGAGAACATTTCAAATACAAGTTCAGCCAACCGGGTAGCGCCAGCGCAAGCGAGGGCAAGTGGTGGCTGAGAAAACGCATTGGCCCCTACTTCCCGGCCGTCAACCTGGAGGCCCTCAGGGGCTTTTTCCAGTCCCGAGATTGGCCCCACCCACATATCCCCACACAGAAGCATTGA